One window from the genome of Pelodictyon luteolum DSM 273 encodes:
- the ppdK gene encoding pyruvate, phosphate dikinase — MPTREISNRKSGPKQFIYTFSGGRAEGDASMKNLLGGKGANLAEMANIGLPVPPGFTLSTEVCTWYYEHGQTYPDGLFEEEIPRALATIEEALGRKFGDPGNPLLISVRSGARASMPGMMDTILNLGLNEQTVAGLARKSGNPRFAWDCYRRFVQMYGDVVLGLKPADKKQKDPFEEILEARKHALGIKVDTEFSTEDLQEIVGHYKAAILDKTGRSFPDDPHEQLRGAIGAVFESWNNERAIIYRRLNHIPGYWGTACNVQAMVFGNMGEDCGTGVAFTRDAATGKNIFYGEFLMNAQGEDVVAGTRTPLDISQLKEENPEIYRQLDDIRATLEKHYRDMMDIEFTIENNILFMLQCRVGKRTGPAALKIAVDMFKEGLIDEKEAILRIEPEQLNQLLRPVFDVREKQAAVQSGRLLATGLNAGPGAATGKICFNATDAAERNRRGEPVILVRIETSPEDIKGMAVSEGILTERGGMTSHAALVARQMGKVCVVGCGALSIDYQNAEMRIDGSDVVLHEGDDLSLDGTTGEVIAGSLPTRNSEIIEVLVDGTRKPEDAPSWEVYNQLMLWADRYRRLQIRANADQPDQAAVALTFGAEGIGLCRTEHMFFGGERIQAMREMILADDLEERNTAISKLLPYQREDFYGLFKTMGSHPVTIRLLDPPLHEFLPHSDEEIMRLAIGMGKPYEHVKERIAALHEFNPMLGLRGCRLGILHPEITIMQVQAIMEAACQLRQEGLEVVPEIMVPLVSTLKELEITAEIIHKTARSVIAEQWIGVKYLVGTMIEVPRAAITSAEIATAADFFSYGTNDLTQMTLGMSRDDSGQFLPTYQQHDIFPRNPFESIDIDGVGRLITLSASEGRSVKPDLKLGICGEHGGDPASVEFCHKTGLNYVSCSPYRVPVARLAAARAALLG; from the coding sequence ATGCCAACCAGAGAAATCTCGAACCGGAAAAGCGGACCGAAGCAGTTCATCTACACATTCTCGGGCGGGCGTGCCGAAGGGGATGCCTCGATGAAAAACCTCTTAGGGGGAAAAGGGGCGAACCTGGCCGAAATGGCCAACATCGGCCTGCCGGTGCCTCCGGGCTTCACCCTCTCGACCGAAGTCTGCACCTGGTACTACGAACACGGCCAGACCTACCCGGATGGCCTCTTTGAAGAGGAGATCCCCCGGGCGCTGGCCACCATCGAAGAGGCGCTCGGCAGAAAATTCGGGGACCCCGGCAACCCGCTCCTGATTTCAGTACGCTCGGGGGCCAGGGCTTCGATGCCCGGCATGATGGACACCATCCTGAACCTCGGCCTCAATGAGCAGACGGTCGCGGGACTTGCCCGGAAATCCGGCAACCCGCGCTTCGCATGGGACTGCTACCGCCGGTTCGTGCAGATGTACGGTGATGTCGTGCTCGGCCTGAAGCCGGCCGACAAAAAACAGAAAGACCCGTTCGAGGAGATTCTTGAAGCCAGAAAACATGCGCTCGGCATCAAGGTCGATACCGAGTTCAGCACAGAGGACCTGCAGGAGATCGTGGGTCACTACAAAGCCGCCATTCTGGATAAAACGGGCAGATCCTTCCCCGACGATCCACACGAACAGCTCCGCGGTGCAATCGGCGCTGTCTTCGAAAGCTGGAACAATGAACGGGCCATCATTTACCGCCGGCTGAACCATATCCCCGGTTACTGGGGTACGGCATGCAATGTCCAGGCCATGGTGTTCGGCAACATGGGCGAGGACTGCGGCACCGGCGTCGCCTTCACGCGCGATGCGGCAACCGGCAAAAACATCTTCTACGGCGAGTTCCTGATGAATGCGCAGGGCGAGGATGTGGTTGCCGGCACACGCACCCCGCTCGACATCTCGCAGCTGAAAGAGGAAAACCCGGAAATCTACCGCCAGCTTGATGATATCCGCGCAACCCTCGAAAAGCACTACCGCGACATGATGGACATCGAGTTCACCATCGAAAACAATATACTCTTCATGCTCCAGTGCCGGGTAGGCAAACGCACCGGACCCGCCGCGCTGAAAATAGCCGTCGACATGTTCAAGGAGGGGCTGATCGACGAAAAGGAGGCAATCCTTCGCATCGAGCCCGAGCAGCTCAACCAGCTCCTCCGACCGGTGTTCGATGTCAGGGAAAAACAAGCGGCCGTCCAGAGCGGGCGGCTGCTGGCGACAGGCCTGAATGCGGGACCCGGAGCCGCTACAGGCAAAATCTGCTTCAATGCCACCGATGCCGCCGAACGAAACCGGCGGGGGGAGCCGGTCATTCTTGTGCGCATAGAGACCTCGCCCGAAGACATCAAGGGAATGGCCGTGTCGGAAGGCATCCTTACCGAACGCGGCGGCATGACCTCCCACGCCGCACTCGTTGCTCGCCAGATGGGCAAGGTGTGCGTTGTCGGCTGCGGGGCCCTCTCGATCGACTACCAGAACGCAGAGATGCGCATCGACGGAAGCGACGTGGTGCTCCATGAAGGCGACGACCTCTCCCTTGACGGCACCACCGGAGAGGTCATTGCCGGGAGTCTGCCGACCCGCAATTCGGAAATCATCGAAGTGCTGGTCGATGGGACCCGAAAACCTGAAGACGCCCCATCGTGGGAGGTCTACAACCAGCTCATGCTGTGGGCCGACCGATACCGCCGCCTGCAGATCCGCGCCAACGCCGACCAGCCCGACCAGGCAGCCGTAGCCCTCACCTTCGGCGCCGAAGGCATCGGTCTCTGCCGGACGGAGCACATGTTTTTCGGGGGTGAACGCATCCAGGCCATGCGGGAGATGATCCTTGCCGACGATCTGGAGGAACGCAACACCGCCATCAGCAAACTCCTTCCCTACCAGCGGGAGGACTTCTACGGCCTCTTCAAGACGATGGGCTCGCATCCTGTCACCATCCGACTGCTCGACCCGCCCCTGCACGAGTTCCTCCCCCACTCGGATGAAGAGATCATGCGCCTGGCTATCGGCATGGGGAAACCATACGAACACGTCAAAGAACGCATCGCAGCCCTCCATGAGTTCAACCCAATGCTCGGCCTGCGTGGATGCCGGCTCGGCATCCTCCATCCCGAAATCACCATCATGCAGGTACAGGCCATCATGGAAGCCGCCTGCCAGCTCCGCCAGGAGGGGCTCGAGGTGGTGCCGGAAATCATGGTTCCGCTCGTCAGCACCCTGAAAGAGCTCGAGATTACCGCCGAGATCATCCACAAGACCGCCCGCAGCGTCATCGCCGAGCAGTGGATTGGAGTCAAATACCTCGTCGGCACCATGATCGAGGTCCCGAGGGCGGCCATCACCTCCGCCGAAATCGCCACAGCAGCGGACTTCTTCAGCTACGGCACCAACGACCTCACCCAGATGACACTCGGCATGAGCCGTGACGACTCCGGACAGTTCCTCCCCACTTACCAGCAGCACGACATCTTCCCGCGCAACCCGTTCGAATCCATCGACATCGATGGGGTGGGACGGCTCATCACCCTGTCGGCAAGCGAAGGGCGGAGCGTGAAGCCAGATCTCAAGCTCGGCATCTGCGGTGAGCACGGGGGCGATCCCGCCTCAGTCGAGTTCTGCCACAAGACAGGTCTCAACTATGTCTCATGCAGCCCCTACCGGGTCCCGGTCGCAAGGCTTGCGGCGGCACGGGCCGCACTGCTCGGCTGA
- the uvrA gene encoding excinuclease ABC subunit UvrA encodes MDFSHITIRGARVHNLKNISLKIPRNRFVVITGLSGSGKSSLAFDTIYAEGQRRFMETLSPYARQYIGNIERPDVDFIEGLSPVIAIDQKSTNRSPRSTVGTITEIHDFVRLLYAKAGRRYDPVTGHMLQKQSEEDITAAIAALPAGTKIQILSPLVTGRKGHYRELFERLMLKGWVRVRVEGEYRELVKDMQLERYRTHTIELVVDRLVTGPDSLERITKAVHLAVSLSEHRSSVICDPVEAEGGAGKQLTFSTRYAYSDGSVPVDTLAPNHFSFNSPFGACPVCNGLGEQMQLSTALMVPDRSRSLTEGAIDPFGKPGKRNLWQVIRAIARDFNFTLDTPASAIPDEAMDILLQGSGSRTFDVSYTYSGQDTSYPQTFPGALPYVDEIRSNASSPKVREWAESYMVRQPCPECGGARLKRESLLVKVGGLNIAEAEALPLPEALNFFSTLGPDLSQKEKLVAEPVLHEITKRLEFLLNVGLSYLSLDRGSQTLSGGEAQRIRLASQLGSQLSGVLYVLDEPSIGLHQRDNHKLIGSLLRLRDLGNTVLVVEHDRDTMLEADEIIDMGPGAGEYGGQIVTQGPAASLDPRSLTAGYLTGILRVACRPEPKEPGEQAEERKFLHLRECSGNNLKGVNVSIPLGALVSITGVSGSGKSTLINETLYPILARHFYRSKIPAYPSRGLEGLQHIDKVVAVDQSPIGRTPRSNPATYTGAFTFIRDFFSRLPEAQIRGYKAGRFSFNVKGGRCEACQGAGTRKIEMNFLPDVYVQCENCKGERYNRETLLVKYRGKSIADVLEMTIEEAAEFFVDFPRIKRILSTMQSVGLGYLKLGQPSPLLSGGEAQRIKLSAELAKIQTGKTLYILDEPTTGLHFQDIQHLLEVLRRLVDKGNTVIIIEHNLDIIQSSDWIIDLGPEGGHEGGYIVGEGTPEELARGGASHTARFLSEELKRVEACTAG; translated from the coding sequence ATGGACTTCAGTCATATCACCATCAGGGGGGCAAGGGTCCACAACCTGAAAAACATCTCCCTCAAGATACCCCGCAACCGGTTCGTCGTCATCACGGGTCTGTCCGGTTCGGGAAAATCCAGCCTCGCCTTCGACACCATATACGCCGAAGGGCAGCGGCGGTTCATGGAAACCCTCTCCCCCTATGCGCGCCAGTACATCGGCAACATCGAACGACCCGACGTCGACTTCATCGAAGGGCTGTCGCCGGTCATCGCAATCGACCAGAAAAGCACCAACCGCTCGCCCCGTTCCACAGTAGGAACCATCACTGAAATCCATGATTTCGTCCGCCTGCTCTATGCAAAAGCCGGGCGGAGGTACGATCCTGTAACGGGCCATATGCTCCAGAAACAGAGCGAAGAGGACATCACGGCAGCCATAGCGGCCCTCCCTGCAGGCACGAAAATCCAGATTCTCTCCCCGCTCGTCACCGGACGCAAGGGCCATTACCGCGAACTCTTCGAACGCCTCATGCTGAAGGGGTGGGTGCGGGTCAGGGTTGAGGGAGAGTACCGTGAGCTGGTAAAGGACATGCAGCTCGAACGCTACCGGACCCATACCATTGAACTCGTGGTCGATCGGCTCGTAACGGGCCCCGACTCCCTTGAACGCATCACGAAGGCTGTGCATCTGGCCGTCTCCCTCTCCGAGCACCGCTCGAGCGTCATCTGCGACCCCGTCGAAGCGGAGGGCGGTGCTGGAAAACAGCTTACGTTCAGCACGCGCTACGCCTATTCCGACGGATCCGTGCCGGTCGACACCCTGGCCCCTAACCACTTCAGCTTCAACTCCCCCTTCGGCGCATGCCCGGTATGCAACGGGCTCGGCGAGCAGATGCAGCTCTCCACAGCGCTGATGGTACCCGACCGATCCCGTTCGCTCACGGAAGGCGCCATCGACCCCTTCGGCAAGCCCGGCAAGCGGAACCTCTGGCAGGTCATCCGGGCCATCGCACGGGACTTCAACTTCACCCTCGACACCCCGGCCTCAGCCATCCCCGATGAGGCCATGGACATCCTGCTCCAGGGATCCGGCAGCAGGACCTTCGACGTCAGCTATACCTACTCCGGGCAGGACACATCCTATCCACAGACATTCCCGGGGGCACTCCCCTACGTCGATGAGATCAGAAGCAATGCCTCGTCGCCGAAAGTCCGCGAGTGGGCGGAAAGCTACATGGTCCGCCAGCCCTGCCCCGAATGCGGCGGAGCGCGCCTGAAGCGTGAAAGCCTGCTCGTGAAGGTAGGCGGACTGAACATCGCCGAAGCAGAAGCACTTCCCCTCCCCGAAGCCCTCAACTTTTTCAGTACACTGGGTCCGGACCTCAGCCAGAAAGAAAAGCTGGTTGCCGAACCGGTGCTGCATGAGATCACCAAACGGCTCGAGTTCCTCCTGAACGTGGGCCTCAGCTACCTTTCTCTCGACCGCGGATCGCAGACACTCTCCGGAGGGGAGGCCCAGCGCATACGCCTCGCCTCGCAGCTCGGCTCGCAGCTCAGCGGCGTACTCTACGTGCTCGACGAACCAAGCATCGGGCTCCACCAGCGCGACAACCACAAGCTCATCGGCTCCCTGCTCCGCCTCCGTGATCTCGGCAACACCGTACTTGTGGTCGAGCACGACCGCGACACCATGCTGGAAGCCGACGAAATCATCGACATGGGTCCCGGCGCCGGCGAATACGGCGGCCAGATCGTCACCCAGGGTCCGGCCGCATCGCTCGACCCCCGCTCACTGACGGCAGGCTACCTTACCGGCATACTCAGGGTAGCATGCAGGCCCGAACCCAAAGAGCCCGGAGAGCAGGCCGAAGAACGCAAGTTCCTGCATCTCAGGGAGTGCAGCGGAAACAACCTCAAAGGGGTCAACGTCTCCATCCCGCTCGGCGCCCTCGTCAGCATCACCGGGGTCAGCGGGTCCGGCAAATCGACCCTCATCAACGAAACCCTCTACCCCATCCTGGCACGACACTTCTACCGCTCAAAAATCCCCGCATACCCCTCGCGTGGACTCGAAGGGCTGCAGCACATCGACAAGGTCGTCGCCGTCGACCAGTCGCCGATCGGACGTACGCCGCGCTCCAATCCGGCAACCTACACGGGCGCGTTCACCTTCATCCGCGACTTCTTCAGCCGGCTTCCCGAAGCGCAGATCCGCGGCTACAAGGCAGGCCGGTTCAGCTTCAATGTCAAGGGCGGACGTTGCGAGGCCTGCCAGGGGGCCGGCACGCGTAAAATCGAGATGAACTTCCTGCCCGATGTATACGTGCAGTGCGAAAACTGCAAGGGCGAACGCTACAACCGCGAAACACTGCTCGTCAAATATCGGGGTAAATCGATTGCCGATGTGCTTGAAATGACCATCGAAGAGGCGGCGGAGTTTTTCGTGGACTTCCCCCGCATAAAGAGGATCCTCTCCACCATGCAGAGCGTCGGGCTCGGCTACCTCAAGCTCGGCCAGCCCTCGCCACTGCTCTCGGGAGGCGAGGCCCAGCGCATCAAGCTCTCCGCGGAACTCGCGAAAATACAGACCGGAAAAACGCTCTATATCCTCGATGAGCCCACCACAGGCCTGCACTTCCAGGACATCCAGCACCTGCTTGAGGTACTCCGACGCCTTGTCGACAAGGGCAACACCGTCATCATCATCGAGCACAACCTCGACATCATCCAGAGCAGCGACTGGATCATCGACCTCGGCCCCGAAGGCGGGCATGAAGGGGGATACATCGTCGGCGAAGGAACGCCTGAAGAGCTGGCTCGCGGCGGAGCCTCACACACCGCCCGGTTCCTCTCGGAAGAGCTGAAACGGGTTGAGGCCTGCACGGCAGGCTGA
- a CDS encoding PPC domain-containing DNA-binding protein, translating into MAIRQAVEGQRRIMGRLEKGADILEGLSAVCREENVSMGRIEAIGAVTGARIGYYDQHAGTYRYSSIHGGREIVSLTGNISLSEGNPMIHAHIALADREGRMNGGHLAPGTTVFACEYLIEEFSSVGGTPLSRSPDRETGLLLWGGEER; encoded by the coding sequence ATGGCAATACGGCAGGCCGTTGAAGGGCAGCGCCGCATCATGGGGCGGCTGGAGAAGGGAGCGGATATCCTTGAGGGGCTCAGTGCCGTCTGCAGGGAGGAAAACGTGAGCATGGGGCGCATTGAGGCGATCGGTGCCGTCACCGGGGCCCGGATAGGCTACTACGACCAGCATGCGGGAACGTACCGCTACAGCAGCATCCACGGAGGCAGGGAGATCGTCTCGCTGACGGGCAACATCTCCCTTTCAGAAGGGAACCCGATGATCCACGCCCACATTGCGCTGGCCGACCGGGAGGGAAGGATGAACGGAGGCCATCTGGCGCCCGGCACCACGGTGTTCGCCTGCGAATACCTCATTGAGGAGTTCAGCTCCGTCGGAGGCACACCGCTTAGCCGATCTCCGGACCGGGAAACGGGACTGCTGCTCTGGGGAGGAGAAGAACGGTGA
- a CDS encoding DUF1003 domain-containing protein — translation MTVRPAISRMIEQQWGGWDENGWICLDDLHDYQHRYVQKLLEEERGEISSLDKEVLQALEEQELLSRNPDIDFEAGLSTGQRLADRIATFGGSWTFIIAFGIFILLWMGLNTWLITTRPFDPFPYILLNLVLSSLAALQAPVIMMSQNRQEARDRARAINDYQVNLKAELEIRQLHQKIDHLLSRQWERLMEIQEIQIELINEIKKER, via the coding sequence ATGACCGTCCGACCGGCGATATCACGCATGATCGAGCAGCAGTGGGGCGGTTGGGATGAAAACGGATGGATATGCCTCGACGACCTGCATGACTATCAGCATCGCTATGTGCAGAAACTGTTAGAGGAGGAGCGGGGAGAGATCAGCTCGCTCGACAAAGAGGTGCTGCAGGCGCTTGAGGAGCAGGAGCTGCTCTCACGCAACCCCGACATCGACTTTGAAGCAGGACTGAGCACCGGCCAGCGGCTTGCCGACAGGATTGCAACATTCGGCGGCAGCTGGACCTTCATTATCGCCTTCGGCATCTTCATCCTGCTCTGGATGGGGCTGAACACCTGGCTCATCACAACCCGGCCTTTCGACCCATTTCCCTATATCCTCCTCAACCTCGTCCTCTCCTCTCTGGCCGCCCTGCAGGCACCGGTCATCATGATGAGCCAGAACCGCCAGGAGGCGCGAGACAGGGCGCGCGCCATCAATGACTACCAGGTCAACCTCAAGGCTGAACTGGAAATCCGCCAACTCCACCAGAAGATCGACCACCTGCTCTCCCGCCAGTGGGAACGCCTGATGGAAATCCAGGAGATCCAGATTGAATTGATCAACGAAATAAAGAAAGAGCGGTAG
- a CDS encoding UpxY family transcription antiterminator, giving the protein MIEGLDPHWYAVYVRSRYEKKVHQWMLEKELNSFLPLLETVRQWSDRKKKVYEPLFRGYVFVQIDMKHEHVKVLETEGVVKFIGIGRNPSVISPRDIEWLKTLVREPDALHQTVSSIPYGKKVRVLAGPFKDLEGVVVKEGREERLVVFFESIMQGIEVSISPDLLLQLK; this is encoded by the coding sequence ATGATTGAAGGTTTGGATCCGCACTGGTATGCGGTATATGTCCGGTCGCGGTACGAAAAAAAGGTTCATCAGTGGATGCTGGAAAAGGAGCTGAACAGTTTCCTTCCCCTTTTGGAGACGGTCCGTCAGTGGAGCGACCGGAAGAAAAAAGTCTACGAACCCCTGTTCCGGGGTTATGTGTTCGTCCAGATAGACATGAAGCACGAACACGTGAAGGTGCTTGAAACCGAAGGGGTAGTGAAGTTCATCGGCATCGGCCGGAACCCTTCAGTGATCAGCCCGCGTGACATCGAGTGGCTCAAAACGCTGGTCCGTGAGCCCGACGCGCTGCACCAGACCGTTTCATCGATCCCTTACGGCAAAAAGGTCCGCGTGCTGGCCGGCCCCTTCAAGGACCTTGAGGGAGTGGTGGTCAAAGAGGGCCGCGAAGAGCGGCTGGTGGTGTTTTTCGAGAGCATCATGCAGGGCATCGAAGTGTCGATCAGCCCCGACCTTCTCCTGCAGCTGAAGTGA
- a CDS encoding YdcF family protein: MLMLHKILPFLLLPPGLSVVLVSLGLLLRRRMLAWAGVAMLLIASMPVVGNSLIGILEGPARRVPAASVAHADAIVVLGGMTMQLPGAPLGEWGEAADRFEAGIDLYREGKAPLLVFTGGRLPWRENFVPEGELLALRALQLDIPRASVLVTGIAGNTSDEAGAAAELLGPSKKIILVTSAFHMPRSILLFHRAGFSVVPCRVDYRVQPAERMTVLSFMPDPEALQQSFIALREIMGIVWYRVLSL, translated from the coding sequence ATGCTGATGCTGCACAAGATCCTGCCGTTTCTGCTTCTGCCTCCGGGCCTCTCCGTGGTGCTTGTCTCTCTCGGCCTGCTGCTGCGTCGCCGCATGCTGGCATGGGCAGGAGTGGCGATGCTCTTGATTGCCTCCATGCCTGTCGTGGGTAATTCGCTCATTGGGATCCTCGAAGGCCCCGCCAGAAGGGTGCCGGCAGCTTCTGTGGCGCATGCCGATGCCATCGTGGTGCTCGGCGGGATGACAATGCAGCTTCCCGGAGCCCCCCTTGGCGAGTGGGGTGAGGCTGCCGACCGCTTCGAGGCGGGCATCGATCTGTACCGCGAAGGAAAGGCTCCGCTTCTGGTCTTCACCGGCGGCCGTCTTCCCTGGCGGGAGAATTTCGTGCCTGAGGGTGAGCTTCTCGCCCTGCGTGCCCTTCAATTGGACATCCCCCGCGCTTCGGTCCTGGTCACAGGCATTGCCGGCAATACTTCGGATGAAGCCGGTGCTGCAGCTGAACTGCTTGGCCCGTCAAAAAAGATCATCCTCGTCACCAGTGCGTTCCACATGCCCCGTTCGATTCTGCTGTTCCATCGTGCGGGGTTCAGCGTGGTGCCCTGCCGGGTTGATTACAGGGTCCAGCCTGCTGAACGGATGACTGTTCTTTCATTCATGCCGGACCCTGAAGCGCTCCAGCAGTCGTTCATAGCGTTGCGGGAGATTATGGGAATTGTATGGTACCGTGTGCTTTCGCTGTGA
- the recQ gene encoding DNA helicase RecQ has product MRVQISDEAVHEALQRVFGFQAFRPNQREVVRAILEGRDVFAVMPTGGGKSLCYQLPAVLLPGTCIVVSPLIALMKDQVDGARANGIRAAFLNSSQLPEERQMVANALQSGELELLYVAPERFAVDSFRAMLRGIRISMAVIDEAHCISEWGHDFRPDYLSLSALVDLAGMAPVAAFTATATERVQADTLLRLALRDPFLVRASFDRPNLSYEVLFKDSADRQILSILRRFSGKAGIIYRASRKSVNDTAAMLRAKGFRALPYHAGLDDREREQNQNAFIRDEVDVIIATVAFGMGIDKSNIRFVIHADLPKSIENYYQETGRAGRDGEPAHCTLLYSQGDIAKVRFFIDAMADGEERARALFALSTVSAFAASAVCRRRALLEHFGEAYSKDNCGSCDVCTGNFDTIDCSVESQILLSAMVRTDERFGACHVIDIVTGSLNKKIKELGHDRIKTFGAGKGRDKKFWRRLVDELLVRGVIMKTEGLYPVIILTEKAVAVLRGEAGIEMLMRADAPKAERKKAEPDPGGYDSGLFEQLRALRKEIADEQGVPPYVVFSDRSLREMSSLLPENGDEMLAVSGVGEAKLQRYGSQFLQLIGRWRSEHPTVAGREVAPC; this is encoded by the coding sequence ATGAGGGTCCAGATTTCTGACGAAGCGGTGCATGAGGCCCTGCAGCGGGTATTCGGGTTCCAGGCGTTCCGGCCGAACCAGCGTGAGGTTGTACGGGCTATCCTTGAGGGCCGGGACGTGTTTGCGGTGATGCCGACGGGCGGAGGAAAGTCGCTCTGCTATCAGCTTCCGGCCGTGCTGCTTCCCGGCACCTGCATCGTTGTCAGTCCCCTTATCGCCCTTATGAAAGACCAGGTCGACGGCGCACGTGCCAACGGCATCCGTGCAGCCTTCCTCAACAGTTCGCAGCTTCCCGAAGAGCGGCAGATGGTGGCGAATGCGCTGCAGTCGGGAGAGCTCGAGCTGCTCTATGTCGCACCCGAGCGGTTTGCCGTCGACTCCTTCCGGGCGATGCTCAGGGGCATTCGGATCAGCATGGCCGTTATCGACGAGGCGCACTGCATCTCCGAGTGGGGCCACGATTTCCGGCCCGACTATCTCTCCCTCTCCGCACTTGTGGACCTTGCCGGTATGGCCCCTGTGGCGGCCTTCACGGCAACGGCCACCGAGCGGGTGCAGGCCGATACCCTCCTGCGTCTCGCCCTGCGTGATCCGTTTCTCGTCAGGGCCTCGTTCGACCGCCCGAACCTTTCCTACGAGGTGCTCTTCAAGGACAGTGCCGACCGCCAGATACTCTCGATACTGCGCAGGTTCAGCGGTAAGGCAGGCATCATCTACCGCGCAAGCCGCAAAAGCGTCAACGACACCGCCGCCATGCTTCGGGCGAAGGGGTTCCGTGCGCTTCCCTACCATGCAGGGCTTGACGACAGGGAACGGGAGCAGAACCAGAATGCCTTCATCCGCGATGAGGTGGACGTGATCATAGCCACCGTGGCCTTCGGCATGGGAATCGACAAGTCGAACATCCGGTTCGTCATCCACGCCGACCTCCCTAAAAGCATCGAGAACTACTACCAGGAGACCGGTCGTGCCGGACGCGATGGCGAGCCGGCGCACTGCACGCTGCTCTACAGTCAGGGAGATATCGCGAAGGTCCGCTTTTTCATCGATGCGATGGCGGACGGGGAGGAGCGCGCACGTGCTCTATTTGCCCTCTCGACAGTTTCTGCTTTTGCCGCCTCGGCAGTCTGCCGGCGCAGAGCGCTTCTCGAGCATTTCGGCGAGGCCTATTCGAAAGACAACTGCGGTTCCTGTGATGTCTGCACCGGGAACTTCGACACAATCGACTGCAGCGTTGAGTCGCAGATACTCCTATCTGCCATGGTGCGCACCGATGAACGGTTCGGCGCCTGTCATGTCATCGACATTGTCACCGGCAGCTTGAACAAAAAAATCAAGGAGCTTGGCCACGACCGCATCAAGACGTTCGGAGCCGGAAAAGGGCGTGACAAAAAGTTCTGGCGGCGGCTTGTCGACGAGCTGCTGGTGCGCGGGGTGATCATGAAAACAGAGGGGCTCTATCCTGTCATCATCCTGACCGAAAAGGCGGTTGCAGTGCTGAGAGGTGAGGCCGGAATCGAGATGCTTATGCGGGCTGATGCCCCGAAGGCCGAACGGAAAAAGGCGGAGCCGGACCCTGGCGGATACGACAGCGGACTGTTCGAACAGCTCAGGGCGCTGCGAAAGGAGATTGCCGACGAACAGGGCGTTCCTCCCTATGTGGTGTTTTCCGACCGTTCTCTTCGGGAGATGTCATCACTGCTGCCTGAAAACGGCGATGAGATGCTTGCGGTATCGGGTGTTGGAGAGGCCAAGCTTCAGCGGTACGGCAGCCAGTTCCTGCAGCTCATCGGGCGCTGGCGGAGTGAACATCCCACTGTAGCCGGCAGGGAGGTGGCCCCATGCTGA